From one Trachemys scripta elegans isolate TJP31775 chromosome 14, CAS_Tse_1.0, whole genome shotgun sequence genomic stretch:
- the LOC117887676 gene encoding olfactory receptor 14A16-like codes for MSNQTNITEFLLLGFSDVRELQILHFMMFLVIYLAALTGNLLIITAIALDHHLHTPMYFFLMSLSILDLGTISVTIPKSMANSLMNTRSISYSGCVTQVFFLVFFAEADFALLTIMAYDRYVAICKPLHYETIMNRRACVQMAASAWISVILYYSLHTGNTFAITFCGGNMVDQFFCEIPQLLKLACSNSYLSEVGVIVFGVCLTLSCFVFIILTYVQILITVLRIPSKQGRHKAFSTCLPHFIVIFMFLSTATFAYMKPISSSPSGLDLVVAVLYSVLPSVMNPIIYSIRNKEIKDSLRKLTGCKLFNKNKMSAFLL; via the coding sequence atgtccaaccaaaCCAACATAACtgagttccttctcctgggattctctgatgttcgAGAGTTGCAGATTTTGCACTTCATGATGTTTCTAGTGATTTACCTGGCAGCCCTGACAGGGAATCTTCTCATCATCACAGCCATAGCTCTTGATCACCACCTTCACACCCCaatgtacttcttcctgatgaGTTTGTCCATCCTAGACCTCGGTACCATCTCTGTCACCATCCCCAAATCCATGGCCAATTCCCTTATGAACACTAGGTCCATTTCCTATTCTGGATGTGTCACCCAAGTCTTTTTCCTCGTCTTCTTTGCTGAAGCCGACTTCGCCTTACTCACCATCATGGCATACGATCGATACGTCGCCATCTGCAAACCACTGCACTATGAGACTATAATGAACAGGagagcttgtgtccaaatggcagccaGTGCCTGGATCAGTGTAATTCTCTATTATTCATTGCACACTGGGAACACCTTTGCAATAACCTTCTGTGGAGGCAACATggtggatcagttcttctgtgaaatcccccagctacTCAAGCTCGCCTGCTCTAACTCGTACCTCAGTGAAGTTGGGGTTATTGTATTTGGTGTGTGTTTAACCCTAAgttgctttgtttttataattctGACATATGTTCAGATCTTGATCACAGTGTTGAGAATCCCCTCTAAACAGGGCCgacataaagccttctccacctgccttccTCACTTCATTGTAATTTTCATGTTTCTTTCCACTGCTACCTTTGCCTACATGAAACCCATCTCCAGCTCTCCATCAGGTCTGGACCTTGTGGTGGCTGTTCTCTATTCCGTGCTGCCGTCAGTGATGAATCCAATCATCTACAGCATAAGGAACAAGGAAATCAAAGATTCTCTAAGGAAACTGACTGGGTGTAAGTTATTCAACAAGAATAAAATGTCTGCATTTCTCTTATGA